The Solibacillus sp. FSL R7-0682 genome includes a window with the following:
- a CDS encoding transcriptional regulator — translation MKANRQAYEVYVKKCEQFGLEPVNFRYFIIQLSEQQINAYYEQAILEGIH, via the coding sequence ATGAAAGCAAATCGTCAAGCATATGAAGTGTACGTGAAAAAGTGTGAACAATTCGGATTAGAACCGGTAAATTTTCGATATTTTATTATTCAATTATCTGAACAACAAATAAATGCCTATTATGAGCAAGCAATATTAGAAG
- a CDS encoding tyrosine recombinase XerC, which produces MAQIKLPKFLRDFLIYLTTITGKSPRTRKEYEYDLILFLRFLRAVEEDIPLSNIHMIEISELTIDTIKEITLEDLYLFMEYCEVQRSNSAATRARKVATLKAFFKYLKGKRRLIEDNPAEQLESPKIGKRQPIYLNMEEAQEFIGAIDAQHYSSRDFCMMVFFLNLGIRVSELCSLNLDSIQGRKITVIGKGDKERQVYLNDACVNALEKYMIDRRDYKGEGPQPLFVSQKGTRFARQSIAKIVKQINANCHAPKEKLTPHKLRHTSATMMYKAGADIRSLQHILGHSSVATTQIYTHIEDEQLQEVIQNNPFNKFT; this is translated from the coding sequence ATGGCGCAAATTAAGTTACCAAAATTTTTGCGAGATTTTTTAATATATTTAACGACAATTACAGGGAAATCACCTCGTACTCGAAAAGAATATGAATATGACTTAATTTTGTTTTTACGGTTTCTGCGCGCGGTGGAAGAGGATATTCCATTATCAAATATACATATGATTGAAATTAGTGAACTTACGATAGATACGATTAAAGAAATAACATTAGAGGATTTATATTTATTTATGGAGTATTGTGAAGTGCAGCGCAGTAATTCGGCTGCAACGCGTGCGCGAAAGGTAGCAACATTAAAAGCCTTCTTTAAATATTTAAAAGGGAAGCGACGTTTAATAGAAGATAATCCAGCAGAACAATTAGAATCTCCGAAAATCGGGAAACGGCAACCAATCTATTTAAATATGGAGGAAGCGCAAGAGTTTATTGGCGCTATTGATGCGCAACATTATAGTAGTCGGGATTTTTGTATGATGGTTTTTTTCTTAAATTTAGGAATTCGTGTTTCTGAATTATGTTCACTTAATTTAGATTCCATTCAAGGAAGAAAAATAACCGTAATCGGAAAAGGAGATAAAGAACGGCAAGTTTACTTAAATGATGCGTGTGTTAATGCATTAGAAAAGTATATGATCGATCGCCGTGATTATAAAGGTGAAGGGCCACAGCCATTGTTCGTATCACAAAAAGGAACGCGATTTGCTCGACAATCCATCGCGAAAATCGTGAAGCAAATTAATGCGAATTGTCATGCGCCCAAAGAAAAATTAACCCCACATAAATTAAGACATACTTCTGCGACAATGATGTATAAAGCAGGCGCGGACATACGAAGCTTACAACATATTTTAGGGCACTCAAGTGTGGCAACGACTCAAATTTATACTCATATCGAAGATGAACAATTGCAAGAAGTTATTCAAAATAATCCATTTAACAAGTTTACATAA
- a CDS encoding sugar phosphate isomerase — translation MCLLEATQSQFIFYYPFNYRKHHFKKFLRVLKENDYYHFQVEQQQFHEKFYGPDVNVSYELLKQYYYPFIEEKILNDDISLVNFNRFTKQFDLEGEMTTVFENMSFSIPSVDINLCPFGIGILAIRVQLKGICDMTSALSFAHYFRVLHPKMEEELGAKIRLEQLEYKHTEELVFKTLAPFLESFFVDYSHIDQTIKKMPYFEDERMYVSALIHLEEDTNIDDKMLYRAGQLNGRDKDGEPYISSTNEQYIKKFVEEHCYNRWAPNFYSMTTLQGHIQLTTYPHNQAEKYVSLFHTTSYYTTLIYYFYKLMLLKLAFEHSELRFSKDKHIIEDLIEQITKFASRYYFSEVSVRTGGKEIAHFFRKVFCIEEQYRDIKETLDELYRIQEDRSNDRLNELIFLLTVFTMISGIYGMNLVIDLLGEPMDWSSIFSFTLFEWIAFILTIVGLVISILLVINQLLNYLGNYFVKKKRRKNQ, via the coding sequence GTGTGTTTGTTGGAGGCGACGCAAAGTCAATTTATATTTTATTACCCGTTTAATTATAGAAAGCATCATTTTAAAAAATTCCTGCGAGTACTAAAAGAAAATGATTATTATCACTTTCAAGTTGAACAACAACAATTTCACGAAAAGTTTTACGGACCGGATGTAAACGTATCCTATGAATTGCTTAAGCAATATTATTATCCTTTTATAGAGGAAAAAATATTAAACGATGACATTTCTCTCGTAAACTTTAATCGCTTCACAAAACAATTTGATCTTGAAGGAGAAATGACGACAGTTTTTGAAAACATGTCCTTTAGCATTCCAAGTGTTGATATCAACCTTTGTCCTTTTGGTATTGGGATATTAGCTATCCGAGTTCAGCTGAAAGGGATTTGTGATATGACAAGTGCCCTCTCCTTTGCCCATTATTTTCGTGTATTACATCCGAAAATGGAAGAAGAGCTCGGAGCAAAAATACGTTTGGAGCAATTAGAATACAAACATACAGAGGAACTAGTATTTAAAACATTAGCTCCCTTTTTAGAATCGTTTTTTGTTGACTACTCCCACATAGACCAAACTATTAAGAAAATGCCATATTTTGAGGATGAACGGATGTATGTAAGTGCATTAATTCATTTAGAGGAAGATACAAATATTGATGATAAAATGTTATACCGCGCGGGACAATTAAATGGTAGAGATAAAGATGGCGAGCCTTATATTTCAAGTACGAATGAACAATATATTAAAAAATTTGTTGAAGAACATTGTTATAATCGATGGGCACCAAATTTTTATAGTATGACAACGTTGCAAGGACATATACAACTCACCACCTATCCGCATAACCAAGCCGAAAAGTACGTATCGCTATTTCATACAACATCCTATTACACAACGCTCATTTATTATTTTTATAAGCTAATGCTCCTTAAATTGGCCTTTGAGCATAGTGAGTTACGATTTTCAAAGGACAAACATATTATCGAAGATTTAATTGAACAAATTACAAAGTTTGCTTCTCGTTATTATTTTTCTGAAGTATCTGTTCGGACGGGCGGTAAAGAAATTGCTCATTTTTTTAGAAAAGTTTTTTGTATTGAGGAGCAATATCGAGATATTAAAGAAACGTTAGATGAGTTGTATCGCATCCAAGAAGATCGCTCAAATGATCGTCTAAATGAATTAATTTTCCTACTTACTGTATTCACGATGATTTCAGGTATATACGGAATGAATTTAGTAATCGATTTACTAGGTGAGCCAATGGATTGGTCAAGTATTTTTAGCTTTACGTTATTTGAATGGATTGCTTTTATATTAACAATTGTTGGTCTAGTTATATCTATTCTCCTTGTCATTAACCAGCTTTTAAATTATTTAGGCAACTATTTCGTCAAAAAAAAGCGTAGAAAGAATCAATAA
- a CDS encoding glutaredoxin family protein: MSQATVVVWSKSGCSYCQEVKGFLEENQISYKEVDVTSHDDRRDILELKYDVRYVPVVEIGQEGNYTGVTQLGLEALKVALEKQGIL, translated from the coding sequence ATGAGTCAAGCAACTGTTGTCGTTTGGTCAAAATCTGGCTGTTCGTATTGCCAAGAAGTGAAAGGTTTTTTAGAAGAAAATCAAATTTCGTATAAAGAAGTCGATGTGACGAGTCATGATGATCGACGAGATATATTAGAGCTCAAATACGATGTCCGTTACGTACCAGTTGTAGAAATTGGGCAAGAAGGCAACTATACAGGGGTTACACAATTAGGACTTGAAGCATTAAAAGTAGCATTAGAAAAACAAGGGATACTATAA
- a CDS encoding amino acid ABC transporter permease, whose amino-acid sequence MTIDLNFIWTAFKSILPALPMTMFITFIPLFAGAVIGIAVAFIRLSDWKIIKGIVNVYVSFYRGTPVVLHIFLIYFGLPIIAEESLGISLHGWPIVIFVCIALTLNAGAFLSEIIRSGILSVSVQQSEAAISLGMTTTQVYRRIILPQAFVTIVPNLTNMVIAFLHASSIAFLVSVKELTGTANIIASSNLKYLEAFIALGIIYWLVTILFELVGHQIEKKLSAHLRQGVVQ is encoded by the coding sequence ATGACTATCGATCTTAACTTTATTTGGACAGCATTTAAAAGCATTCTTCCTGCTCTGCCGATGACGATGTTCATTACATTTATTCCTCTTTTTGCGGGTGCAGTTATTGGCATTGCAGTTGCATTCATTCGTCTAAGTGATTGGAAAATTATTAAGGGAATTGTTAATGTTTATGTTTCTTTTTACCGCGGAACGCCCGTTGTACTACATATCTTTTTAATTTATTTTGGCTTACCCATTATTGCAGAGGAAAGCTTAGGGATTTCATTACACGGTTGGCCAATCGTCATTTTTGTTTGTATTGCCTTAACGCTAAATGCCGGTGCGTTTTTATCAGAAATCATTCGTTCAGGCATATTAAGTGTATCGGTACAGCAATCAGAAGCAGCGATTTCTCTTGGGATGACAACAACACAAGTTTACAGGCGAATTATTTTACCACAAGCTTTTGTAACGATTGTGCCAAATTTAACGAATATGGTGATTGCGTTTTTACATGCTTCCTCCATTGCCTTTTTAGTGTCAGTAAAAGAGTTAACTGGTACAGCAAATATTATTGCTTCAAGTAATTTGAAATATTTAGAAGCGTTTATTGCACTGGGTATTATTTACTGGCTTGTTACAATTCTATTTGAGTTAGTAGGACACCAAATTGAAAAGAAATTAAGTGCTCACCTCCGCCAAGGGGTTGTGCAATGA
- a CDS encoding amino acid ABC transporter permease: protein MIDISYVVEFLPKLISYLPITLEIFFLSLVLGLLLGILIAIPRLYNIPVLKSIATIYVSFIRGTPILIQLFLIFYGLPAIVILFGVDLSRMDAFIFVIITYTLHNGGQFAEIFRAAVKSVDYGQTEAAQAIGMSSMQIFIRIVFPQAFRIALPNIGNAAVSSLKDTSLAFSIGVMDMMGRGDTLIAATMKVFEVYIGLAIIYYVIVLIIERLFNWFEKYFNRHLRLASTGG, encoded by the coding sequence ATGATTGATATAAGCTACGTAGTGGAATTCCTCCCGAAGCTAATCAGCTATTTACCTATTACATTAGAAATATTCTTTCTGTCTTTAGTTTTAGGCTTACTACTAGGTATTTTAATCGCAATACCGCGGCTCTACAATATACCGGTATTGAAATCGATTGCGACAATATATGTTTCCTTTATTCGAGGGACACCTATTTTAATTCAATTATTTCTTATTTTTTATGGTTTACCAGCGATTGTAATCCTCTTTGGTGTTGATCTTTCAAGGATGGATGCGTTTATATTTGTCATTATTACGTACACGCTCCATAATGGTGGACAATTTGCTGAGATTTTCCGCGCCGCGGTTAAATCTGTCGATTATGGTCAAACAGAGGCTGCACAAGCAATTGGCATGTCATCTATGCAAATCTTTATTCGTATTGTTTTTCCACAAGCGTTCCGCATTGCATTGCCGAATATTGGGAATGCGGCGGTGAGTTCGTTAAAGGATACATCTCTCGCATTTTCAATTGGTGTGATGGATATGATGGGACGTGGCGATACATTAATTGCTGCAACGATGAAAGTATTTGAAGTGTATATCGGCTTAGCCATAATTTATTACGTTATTGTTTTAATTATTGAAAGATTATTTAATTGGTTTGAGAAATACTTTAATCGTCATTTGCGCTTAGCATCAACAGGAGGTTAA
- a CDS encoding transporter substrate-binding domain-containing protein: MKITKKTFISSLLLSSALLLAACGNDEEASSKNQEEGVQEIIIGTGNQMLNIAYIDENEKLTGYDVELLKKIDEKLEDVSFTFEAMDFTNLLLSLETGKIDMVAHNMAKNKEREEKFLFNAQPYNAIPTHVVVHEDNQDIQSIDDLQDKTVGLVPTSNAALFFEKYKEDHGLNTEISYISSTPDLTNQLKTGRIDAIFSFPFSVKANNAQSNAEQKIVGEELLFTDIFFLFSKSDTELAAKVDGAIKELIEDGTVSELLLQWFEADYSDQLLK, translated from the coding sequence ATGAAAATCACAAAAAAAACATTCATCTCATCATTATTACTTTCGAGTGCTTTATTACTTGCAGCGTGTGGAAATGATGAGGAGGCAAGTTCAAAAAATCAGGAAGAAGGCGTTCAAGAAATTATTATCGGAACAGGCAATCAAATGCTAAATATCGCCTATATCGATGAAAATGAAAAGTTGACAGGCTATGACGTAGAGCTTTTAAAGAAAATTGATGAAAAGCTTGAGGATGTTTCATTTACATTTGAAGCAATGGATTTTACGAACTTATTATTAAGTCTTGAAACAGGAAAAATCGATATGGTTGCACATAATATGGCGAAGAATAAAGAACGTGAAGAGAAGTTTTTATTTAATGCACAGCCATATAATGCTATTCCGACACATGTTGTTGTACATGAAGACAATCAAGACATTCAATCGATTGATGACTTGCAAGATAAAACGGTTGGATTAGTCCCAACTAGTAATGCCGCGCTATTTTTTGAGAAATATAAAGAAGATCATGGTTTAAATACTGAAATCTCCTATATTTCGTCAACACCGGACTTAACAAACCAACTAAAAACAGGACGAATTGATGCAATTTTCAGCTTCCCATTCTCTGTAAAAGCGAATAATGCGCAGTCAAATGCAGAGCAAAAAATTGTAGGAGAAGAATTATTATTTACAGATATTTTCTTCTTATTTAGTAAATCAGATACAGAACTAGCTGCAAAAGTTGATGGAGCAATTAAAGAACTGATTGAAGACGGAACAGTTTCAGAACTATTGTTACAATGGTTTGAAGCGGATTACTCAGATCAATTGTTAAAATAA
- a CDS encoding LLM class flavin-dependent oxidoreductase produces the protein MFTLSILDQSPILSGDTAQDALNRTIELAQVAERLGFKRFWVSEHHQSKEVAGSSPEVLVSHILAKTEKIIVGSGGVMLTHYSPYKVAENFHVLANLAPGRVDLGIGKAPGGLPQSTKALQYNGLSNPEDFNDRLKQLIRYINKQDELSVEPATRIAPEVILLGGSVSSAKFAAEQKIPYVFAQFINGNEEQLIEAAKLYKAIYPTGIFMVGAAVIAAATEDEAERLAKDTDLYRVYLETGEKFTLTNFESAERFGKESGKTYRVERVPSPAIYGTIDKIEKHFTLFQNYGVDEIIVHNPVLEKEARLTSIELISQLNAVTQS, from the coding sequence ATGTTTACATTGTCAATTTTAGATCAAAGTCCAATATTATCTGGAGATACAGCACAAGATGCCTTAAATCGAACAATTGAACTGGCACAAGTTGCAGAACGTTTAGGCTTCAAGCGTTTTTGGGTATCAGAGCACCACCAATCGAAAGAGGTCGCAGGCTCATCACCGGAAGTACTTGTTTCTCACATTTTAGCAAAGACCGAAAAAATCATCGTTGGCTCTGGTGGTGTGATGTTAACCCATTATAGTCCATACAAGGTAGCGGAAAACTTTCATGTCTTAGCAAATTTAGCACCAGGACGCGTGGATTTAGGCATTGGAAAGGCACCAGGTGGCTTACCCCAATCGACTAAAGCTTTACAATATAATGGTTTGAGTAATCCGGAAGATTTTAATGATCGTCTTAAGCAACTTATTCGCTATATAAATAAGCAGGATGAACTGTCTGTAGAACCAGCTACACGTATTGCACCCGAAGTCATTTTACTAGGAGGCAGTGTAAGCAGTGCTAAATTTGCTGCTGAGCAAAAAATACCTTACGTTTTTGCTCAATTCATTAATGGCAATGAAGAACAGTTAATAGAAGCGGCAAAATTGTATAAAGCGATTTATCCAACAGGAATTTTTATGGTTGGTGCGGCAGTAATTGCAGCAGCAACTGAAGATGAGGCTGAAAGATTAGCAAAAGATACGGATTTATACCGTGTCTATCTAGAGACAGGTGAAAAATTTACATTAACCAATTTTGAGAGTGCAGAGCGATTTGGAAAAGAATCCGGCAAAACCTATCGAGTGGAGCGTGTACCTTCTCCAGCCATTTACGGTACGATTGATAAAATTGAAAAGCATTTTACGTTGTTTCAAAACTACGGGGTTGATGAAATTATTGTTCATAATCCAGTACTAGAGAAAGAAGCCCGTTTAACATCTATTGAGCTCATCAGTCAATTAAACGCTGTTACTCAATCATAA
- a CDS encoding amino acid ABC transporter ATP-binding protein has translation MIQLSNIHKSFGKNEVLKGIDLTVEKGDIIAILGPSGSGKTTLLRSINFLDKATSGIITIDNLSLNAKTASKKEIIELRKKTAMVFQNYNLFQHKTVLENIMEGPIHVQKREKKEVKEQALELLKKVGLTNKADAYPSSLSGGQQQRVGIARALAMNPQVILFDEPTSALDPELVGEVLDVIRKIANEGITMIIVTHEMNFAREVSNHVVFMDGGVVVESGTPQQIFNHPKHNRTKQFLKRLTPELMFEI, from the coding sequence ATGATTCAACTATCAAATATTCATAAATCCTTCGGGAAAAATGAAGTATTAAAAGGAATCGATTTAACGGTTGAAAAGGGAGATATTATCGCAATATTAGGACCAAGTGGCTCAGGTAAAACAACTTTGTTACGAAGCATCAACTTTTTAGATAAAGCAACGTCCGGTATTATTACAATCGATAATCTATCACTTAATGCAAAAACAGCCTCTAAAAAAGAGATAATTGAACTTCGTAAAAAAACAGCCATGGTATTTCAAAACTATAATTTATTCCAGCATAAAACGGTGCTTGAAAATATTATGGAAGGTCCCATTCATGTTCAGAAGCGGGAGAAAAAAGAGGTAAAAGAACAGGCTTTGGAATTATTAAAGAAGGTGGGGCTTACAAATAAAGCGGATGCCTATCCAAGCTCTCTGTCAGGAGGACAGCAGCAACGTGTTGGTATTGCGCGGGCATTAGCGATGAATCCACAAGTTATTTTATTTGATGAGCCAACGTCTGCTCTAGATCCTGAACTAGTTGGGGAAGTACTCGATGTCATTCGAAAAATTGCAAATGAAGGGATTACGATGATAATCGTTACGCACGAAATGAATTTCGCGCGTGAAGTTTCCAATCATGTTGTTTTTATGGATGGAGGGGTGGTTGTTGAAAGTGGGACGCCACAGCAGATTTTTAATCATCCGAAGCATAATCGAACAAAGCAGTTTTTAAAACGACTAACGCCAGAGTTAATGTTCGAAATTTAA
- a CDS encoding LLM class flavin-dependent oxidoreductase, with protein MSAKQIHFGAMIHGVGSHMSLWKHPKINPAQSVSLEYYVQQAQVAEKGLFDVVFIADGLFINEKSLPHFLNRFEPITILSALAMATNKIGLVGTISTSYSEPFNVARQLASLDLISNGRAGWNVVTTPLESTALNFSKGLDHHPTHSERYEIAAEYVEVVQGLWNSWEEDAFTYDVENDQFFDSKKLHPLNYEGNYFSVAGPLNIQRSVQGEPVIFQAGSSPAGIAFAGKAADAIFANAVSIEENKKLREKLRAAAAESGRDAKSLSVLPGISPIIANTFEEAEQKYLEVAELITAEKALAYLGRYFDHHDFTQYELHAPFPELGDIGRNSFQSTTDRIKKYAKEKNLTLYEVAIREATPKDAFLGTPEHIANEIIKWIDAEAADGFIILPGVPEALEDFVDMVIPLLQEKGYYRTEYTSNTLREHLGLPNKPSKHDQIHV; from the coding sequence ATGTCAGCAAAACAAATTCACTTTGGTGCTATGATCCATGGTGTTGGAAGTCATATGTCATTATGGAAACACCCAAAAATTAATCCAGCACAAAGTGTAAGTCTTGAATATTATGTGCAGCAAGCGCAAGTGGCAGAAAAAGGGCTGTTCGATGTTGTGTTTATTGCAGATGGACTTTTTATTAATGAAAAATCATTGCCACATTTTTTAAATCGCTTTGAACCGATTACGATTCTTTCCGCGCTTGCAATGGCGACTAACAAAATTGGGCTAGTTGGGACGATTTCAACTTCCTATAGCGAACCATTCAATGTAGCACGTCAGCTTGCGTCATTAGATTTAATTAGCAATGGTCGTGCAGGGTGGAATGTCGTGACAACGCCACTTGAAAGTACCGCATTAAATTTTAGCAAAGGCTTAGATCATCATCCTACCCATAGTGAGCGTTACGAAATAGCTGCCGAGTATGTAGAGGTAGTGCAAGGTCTTTGGAACTCATGGGAGGAGGACGCCTTTACGTATGATGTGGAAAATGATCAATTTTTCGATTCTAAAAAGTTACATCCTCTTAATTACGAAGGAAACTATTTTTCAGTGGCAGGACCGTTAAATATTCAACGATCAGTGCAAGGTGAACCGGTTATTTTCCAAGCGGGCTCCTCACCAGCCGGGATCGCATTTGCAGGAAAAGCAGCAGATGCCATTTTTGCAAATGCCGTTTCGATTGAAGAGAATAAAAAGCTACGAGAAAAACTACGTGCTGCAGCAGCCGAAAGTGGGCGGGATGCAAAAAGTTTGTCCGTATTACCTGGCATATCACCAATCATTGCAAATACCTTTGAAGAAGCAGAACAAAAGTACTTGGAAGTAGCGGAATTAATAACGGCTGAGAAAGCATTGGCCTATTTAGGGCGTTATTTTGACCATCATGATTTCACTCAATATGAATTGCATGCGCCATTTCCTGAACTTGGTGATATCGGGCGCAATAGCTTCCAATCTACAACAGACCGGATAAAAAAATATGCTAAAGAAAAAAACTTAACGCTATACGAGGTGGCCATTCGTGAAGCGACACCTAAGGATGCATTTTTAGGTACTCCTGAACATATCGCAAACGAAATAATTAAATGGATTGATGCAGAGGCAGCAGATGGATTTATTATTTTACCCGGTGTTCCAGAAGCTTTAGAAGATTTCGTTGATATGGTCATCCCTCTGTTACAAGAAAAGGGTTATTACCGTACCGAATACACATCCAATACGTTACGAGAGCATTTAGGCTTACCAAACAAGCCAAGTAAACACGATCAAATACATGTTTAA
- a CDS encoding tyrosine-type recombinase/integrase produces the protein MEQLIDYVKAFEVYLRGLNKSAYTTKQYSLDAKQFAEIVNDAQSINEALLHYTNMIVERYPSTNSINRKYAAIRQFLSFLQTRGIISSYNTNALQPHDKDEKKLQVLKEKQRKKVITYWPHKYEIALSEEDAWLALRNATIVFCIAELGIKPAELVRMEWKHVREDEQQLIVLSSKKYRILHLSKTLVELLKRYREETNAFMLAAHSSPYVWLGVGNQQGQPVTVKTIERVFSAMSEQLGFKITATTLRYAVIKKELNNSTDIDALYEQFGYARKGVLTERQQRFSTEREIKQ, from the coding sequence ATGGAGCAATTAATTGATTATGTAAAAGCATTTGAAGTGTATTTACGTGGACTCAATAAATCTGCTTATACGACGAAACAATATTCGCTTGATGCGAAACAATTCGCAGAAATAGTGAATGATGCTCAATCGATTAATGAAGCGCTACTACACTATACTAATATGATCGTGGAACGCTATCCAAGTACAAATTCCATTAACCGTAAATATGCAGCGATTCGACAGTTTTTAAGCTTTTTACAAACGCGCGGTATTATTTCATCATATAATACAAATGCTTTGCAACCACATGACAAAGATGAAAAAAAGCTTCAAGTGTTAAAAGAAAAGCAACGGAAAAAAGTAATTACATATTGGCCACATAAATATGAGATCGCTTTATCAGAGGAGGATGCTTGGCTTGCGTTACGAAATGCGACAATAGTTTTTTGTATCGCTGAGCTAGGAATTAAACCAGCGGAGCTCGTGCGTATGGAGTGGAAGCATGTCCGTGAAGATGAACAGCAGCTTATTGTGCTTTCTTCTAAAAAATACAGAATACTTCACTTATCTAAAACACTTGTGGAGCTTTTAAAACGTTATCGAGAGGAAACGAATGCCTTTATGCTTGCAGCACATTCTTCTCCTTACGTATGGTTAGGTGTTGGGAATCAACAAGGGCAACCTGTTACAGTAAAGACGATTGAACGCGTTTTTTCTGCAATGTCGGAGCAACTCGGTTTTAAAATTACTGCGACAACACTTCGATACGCGGTCATCAAAAAGGAATTGAATAACTCAACGGATATTGATGCATTGTATGAACAGTTCGGTTATGCTCGAAAAGGAGTATTAACAGAGCGCCAACAGCGTTTTTCAACGGAAAGAGAAATAAAACAATAA
- a CDS encoding enoyl-CoA hydratase/isomerase family protein, which translates to MQVRTTRLEAEEAKIIYQETAGLAIITIHRPQLKNALTANMWDQLAKIALRTLDNPKNKVLLLRGSGENFTAGSDIKEFNSISLEKAEEAFVHMEKTISTIENLPIPVIGVINGPAMGAGLELALACDIRIGSDKTKMGIPVGKLGITLNNKFAKRLVDLVGPSATKDFVFTGRMYKAEEAFKAGMLNYLVAEKDLTRFAIRMGKLVAGMSPDSLIAVKRSVNECINSTPALWEGSTPFVSKNDFSEGVLAFVEKRQPQFKRNK; encoded by the coding sequence ATGCAAGTACGTACAACAAGACTTGAAGCGGAAGAAGCAAAAATCATTTATCAAGAAACAGCTGGACTCGCGATTATTACAATACACCGTCCGCAGTTAAAAAACGCACTTACAGCAAACATGTGGGATCAATTAGCCAAAATTGCCCTACGCACGTTAGATAATCCAAAAAATAAAGTACTCTTATTGCGCGGTTCAGGTGAAAACTTTACTGCCGGCTCAGATATTAAAGAGTTCAATTCCATTTCCTTAGAAAAAGCAGAAGAAGCTTTTGTACATATGGAAAAGACGATTTCGACAATTGAAAATTTACCAATTCCGGTCATTGGGGTCATTAATGGCCCAGCAATGGGAGCTGGCCTAGAATTAGCACTTGCCTGTGATATTCGTATCGGTTCGGATAAAACAAAAATGGGGATTCCTGTCGGGAAATTAGGGATTACGTTAAACAATAAGTTTGCGAAGCGTCTTGTGGATTTAGTCGGTCCTTCTGCAACAAAGGATTTTGTATTTACAGGTCGAATGTATAAAGCAGAGGAAGCATTTAAAGCTGGTATGTTAAACTACTTAGTCGCAGAAAAGGATTTGACGCGCTTTGCTATTCGCATGGGTAAGCTAGTAGCAGGCATGTCACCAGATTCTTTAATAGCTGTAAAACGTTCAGTAAATGAATGTATTAATTCAACACCTGCCTTATGGGAAGGTTCAACACCATTTGTATCAAAAAATGACTTTTCTGAAGGCGTTCTTGCTTTTGTAGAAAAGCGCCAACCGCAATTTAAACGAAACAAATAA